Part of the Borrelia hispanica CRI genome, AGTGATATTCTACAAGAAATAACAAACTCATATTTTAAATTCCTTGAGAATGTAAAAAAAGATAAATATCATTTCCCCGTTATGATGGGTATTTGTAGCTTCAATGAAGTAAAGACATTGAATTACAAAGATTTAATGGAAGTTAATAAAATATCAGATTTAAAACTTCAAATGAAGATATATGAGAT contains:
- a CDS encoding DUF1322 family protein, whose amino-acid sequence is MRIHKGSDILQEITNSYFKFLENVKKDKYHFPVMMGICSFNEVKTLNYKDLMEVNKISDLKLQMKIYEMSLSKGIL